A window of Candidatus Eisenbacteria bacterium genomic DNA:
GACGAGGAGAAGGAGTCGAGGCTGCCGGTGCTGGCGATCGGCACCGCGCTCGCGGTCGCGAAACAGCCGATCGAACAGCCGACCGATGGCGAGGCGCTCGAGACCGTGTGCCCGATTCAGCACTTCACTCAACCGCCGCCGCGCTACACCGAAGGCTCGCTGGTCAAGTCGCTCGAAGAGGAGAACATCGGGCGACCGAGCACCTACGCCACGATCGTGTCGACCATCACCGGTCGCAAGTATGTCGATCGAGATCGCGGCAAACTGGTGCCGACCGAACTCGGCCGTACCGTGAACAAGCTGCTCGTGAACACTTTCCCGGACGTCTTCGACGTGGGCTTCACCGCCACCATGGAGGACGAGCTCGACGAGATCGAAGAGGGCAAGCGCGAGTGGCAGGGCGTGGTCGGCGAGATGTGGAAGCCGCTCAGCAGAGATCTGGCGGTCGCCGAGAAGTCGGTCGACCAGCACCGCGAGAGCGTGCAGGAAGAGACCGAAATCGCGTGTCCGAACTGCGGCCGCAAGCTGATCCGGAAGTTCGGCCGCCGCGGTCCGTTCCTCGCGTGTCCCGGCTACCCCGAGTGCAAGTACACGCGGCCGGTCGACGACGCGGAGCTTCCGACGCCGATCGAAGGCACGTGCCCCAAGTGCGGATCGGGGCTGGTGGCGCGCAACGGTCCGTACGGGCGCTTCATCTCGTGCGAGAAACGCCCGACCTGCGACTACGCGCGCAAGATCACGCTTGGCATCGCGTGCCCCGATTGCGGCGAAGGGGAGATCCTCGAGAAGCGCACCCGGCGCGGCAAGGTGTTCTTCAGTTGCACGCGCTATCCCGAATGCAAGTTCGCGGCGTGGGATCGACCGCGCCCGGTTCCGTGTCCGAATTGCGGGGCCGCGTTCATGGTCGAGAAGGAGACGAAGCGCAAGGGACTCATGCTTCGCTGCCTTCAGTGCAAGATGGAGTTCCCGCCGGAACCGGCCAGTGCGTGACGCGCTCACCGCGTTCCTGAGCGAGCTCGAGGCGCAGCGCAGAGCCTCGACTCACACCGTTTCCGCTTACCGGCGCGACGTCTCGCGGGTGCTCGATCTGATGGCCGGGGTCGGCAAGCCGGCCGCGGCGAGTGGATGGACCCGCGAACTTCTGGAGCGCGCCCTGCACGAGCTGTATCGCAGCGGTCACAGTGCCTCGAGCGCTGCGCGCGCCGTGGCCGCGTGGCGGAGCTTTTCGCGCTTCTGTGCTCGGCGCGGCGTGATCGCGGACGACCCCGCTCGCGAGGTGCCGATGCCCAGGCGCGGCCGCAGGTTGCCACGTACGCTGCCGTCCGAGGAGCTGGGCCGCGCGCTCGACGCGATCGGCGGCGCGGATCCGGTGTCGCGTCGCGACCGTGCGTTGCTCGAGATCGCCTACTCGTCGGGATTGCGGCTCGCGGAACTGGTGGGCCTCAATCGTGGCGATGTCGACACGCGTGCGGCCCTGCTGCGCGTGCGCGGCAAGGGTCGGCGCGAACGCATCGTGCCGATCGGTGCGTCGGCGCTCTCGGCACTCGATGTCTACCTGCGGATGGCAGGGCGCGGCGCGGCCACCCGCGAAGACGAAGCGGTGTTCCTCAACACGCGCAGCATGCGAGTGAGCGGTCGCACCGTGCAGCGCGTGGTCGCGAAGCGTCTGGGATCGGTGGCGGCCGGGCTCGGCGTGACACCGCACGCATTGCGGCACTCGTTCGCGAGTCACCTGCTCGATCGCGGCGCCGACTTACGCGCCATTCAGGAGCTGCTCGGTCATCGCTCGCTCGCGAGCACTCAGGTCTACACGCACGTGACGCGCGGGCGCCTGCGCAAGGCGTACGAACAAGCGCATCCGCGCGCGTGACGGCGATGCACCCGAACGTGCTCGCGTGCCGTGGCGAACGCCGCGTTTGGCGCTCCCGAATCGGCACTTTCGCCGGCGCGAGCCTCGTGGCGCTGTGGTTGGCAATGCTTCCCGCCTGCGCCCGCAAGGGTGCTCCGACCGGCGGACCGCCCGACCTGATCCGACCGCAGATCGTGGACGTCCAACCCGACTCCGGCGGGGCGGGTGTTCCTCGCGATTCGCGCTTCACGCTGACCTTCAGCGAAGGCATGGAGCCTCGCACGGCGGGTGAAGCAGTCTCGATCGCCCCGCCGATCGAAATCGCGCAGCGGCGCTGGAAGGGCAGCGCGCTCACCGTGGTGTTCGGAGACTCGCTCGCCGCACAGCGCACCTACACGCTGTTCGTCTCGCCGACGGCGCGCGATCGCCACGGCAATCCGCTCGATCGCGGCTACGCGTTCGTGTTCACGACCGCCGAGTCGCTTCCGAAGGGTGTGCTCGAGGGCAAGCTCGAGGCTCGCGGCTTCGCGGCTCCGGGTACGTATCTATGGTGCTACGACGCGAATCGACTCGGCGTGCCGGATAGCACCGGCGGAGACTTTGACGCGCTCGGGTTCGTCGATCCGGACGGCAACTTCCGCGTGGTCGGCCTGCCGGTGCCCGGGCGCTATCGCCTGTGGGCGTTCGCCGACCTCGACCGCAATCGTTCGTTCGAGCCCGAGCGGGACGTGCTCGCGGCCGCCGACAGCGTGATCGAGCTGACGGCCGAGGAGCCGGTGCGCTCGGGCCTCGCGCTGGTGGTGCTCAATCCGCGCGCGCCGGCCAAGGTCACCGCGGAAGTCATCGACACGCTGCAAATGGAGCAGGGGATCCGCTGGGTGCGCGCGACCCCGGCCGACTCGACCCTGTCGGAGCGGCTGGAGGGCGTGACCGGCAAGGAAGTCGTTCTCTCGCTGCCGGCCGGCGTGTGGCGGATTCGGGTCTTCCGCGACTTCGACCGCGATCGCAAGTGGAACGAGGTACTCGAGCCCGCGAGCGACGAGTTGGAACTGACGTTGCGGCCGGCCGAAGAGTTGAAAGGACTGACGCTGGTTCTGAGACGTCGGAGTGCCCCATGAGCCATCCTTCGGCAGCCGGACTGCGCATCGCGTTTCTCAAGATGCATGGCGCTGCGAACGACTTCGTCGTGATCGATCATCGAGGGATCGCGCTGCCCGAGCCGCCCGATGCGTGGATCGCGCGGATCTGCGATCGCCGGCGCGGAGTCGGTGCGGATGGCGTGATCCTGCTCGAAAGAGACGCGACGTGCGACTTCGCGATGCGCTACTTCAACCGGGACGGCGGCGCGGCCGACTTCTGCGGCAACGGCGCTCGATGTGCGGCGCGGCGTGGGCTCGACCTGGGTCTCGGCAGCGGCGGGCGGATCCGATTCCGGACCGCGGTCGGCGTGCTCGACGCCGAGCCGACCGCGGGGGGCGGGATTGCGCTGCATTTCGGTCGCGTCGAGCGAGCGGGACCCGAGGAGACGCTCCAGGTCGAGGGCCGCACCGTGCGGGGCCGGTTCGTGCGCGCCGGCGTGCCGCATCTGGTGGTGCCGGTCGAGCGGTTGTCCCAGGTACCGCTCGCCGAGTGGGCGCCGCCACTGCGTCGCCACCCTCGGTGGGGCGCCGAGGGCGCGAACGTGGACTTCGTCGAACGCATCGCACCCGGGCGCATTGCGATGCGCACCTACGAACGCGGCGTCGAGGCCGAGACACTGGCGTGCGGCAGCGGCGCGATGGCGAGTGCGCTGTGGGCCGCAGCCCACGGGGACGCCTCGCCGATGGTGGTGCGCACCTGGGGTGGGGACGATCTCGAGGTGCGATTCGAGCCCGATGGCGAAGCGTGGGACGTCACCCTGGTCGGCCCCGCCACGGTCGCATTCGAAGGAGTCTGGACCGAGGGCGGGGAATGAGGCACGTCATGCGGTGCCGGGCGAGAGTGGCGGACCGCGCGCGCCGCAGCTAGGCTCGC
This region includes:
- a CDS encoding tyrosine-type recombinase/integrase; this translates as MRDALTAFLSELEAQRRASTHTVSAYRRDVSRVLDLMAGVGKPAAASGWTRELLERALHELYRSGHSASSAARAVAAWRSFSRFCARRGVIADDPAREVPMPRRGRRLPRTLPSEELGRALDAIGGADPVSRRDRALLEIAYSSGLRLAELVGLNRGDVDTRAALLRVRGKGRRERIVPIGASALSALDVYLRMAGRGAATREDEAVFLNTRSMRVSGRTVQRVVAKRLGSVAAGLGVTPHALRHSFASHLLDRGADLRAIQELLGHRSLASTQVYTHVTRGRLRKAYEQAHPRA
- a CDS encoding Ig-like domain-containing protein: MALWLAMLPACARKGAPTGGPPDLIRPQIVDVQPDSGGAGVPRDSRFTLTFSEGMEPRTAGEAVSIAPPIEIAQRRWKGSALTVVFGDSLAAQRTYTLFVSPTARDRHGNPLDRGYAFVFTTAESLPKGVLEGKLEARGFAAPGTYLWCYDANRLGVPDSTGGDFDALGFVDPDGNFRVVGLPVPGRYRLWAFADLDRNRSFEPERDVLAAADSVIELTAEEPVRSGLALVVLNPRAPAKVTAEVIDTLQMEQGIRWVRATPADSTLSERLEGVTGKEVVLSLPAGVWRIRVFRDFDRDRKWNEVLEPASDELELTLRPAEELKGLTLVLRRRSAP
- a CDS encoding diaminopimelate epimerase translates to MSHPSAAGLRIAFLKMHGAANDFVVIDHRGIALPEPPDAWIARICDRRRGVGADGVILLERDATCDFAMRYFNRDGGAADFCGNGARCAARRGLDLGLGSGGRIRFRTAVGVLDAEPTAGGGIALHFGRVERAGPEETLQVEGRTVRGRFVRAGVPHLVVPVERLSQVPLAEWAPPLRRHPRWGAEGANVDFVERIAPGRIAMRTYERGVEAETLACGSGAMASALWAAAHGDASPMVVRTWGGDDLEVRFEPDGEAWDVTLVGPATVAFEGVWTEGGE